The proteins below are encoded in one region of Amycolatopsis magusensis:
- a CDS encoding CbtA family protein, with amino-acid sequence MMRTLLVRGLLAGLAAGVLAAVFAFFAGEPPVDAAIGIEEAGTAAHSHVEPGGHSHGEEEAELVSRDVQSTLGLLVGVGAYAVAGGGLFSLAFAFSYGRLGSLRPRVLSALLAVATFIVVVAVPFLKYPANPPAVGQGETIGDRTALYFGFVALSLVFAVGAAVLGRKVGGWNGGLAGAGAYVVLVSVAATLLPSIDEVPDGFPGSTLWTFRIASLGTQLVLWVALGLIFGALAERVLTRQAQLVR; translated from the coding sequence ATGATGAGGACCTTACTGGTCCGCGGGTTGCTCGCAGGCCTGGCCGCCGGCGTGCTCGCGGCCGTTTTCGCCTTCTTCGCCGGGGAACCGCCGGTCGACGCGGCCATCGGCATCGAGGAAGCGGGCACGGCCGCGCATTCGCACGTCGAACCCGGCGGACATTCGCATGGCGAGGAAGAGGCCGAACTGGTCAGCCGGGATGTGCAGAGCACGCTCGGGTTGCTGGTCGGCGTCGGCGCGTACGCCGTCGCCGGTGGTGGGCTCTTCTCGCTCGCCTTCGCTTTTTCCTACGGCCGCCTGGGTTCCCTGCGGCCACGGGTGTTGTCCGCGTTGCTCGCGGTGGCGACTTTCATCGTGGTGGTCGCGGTGCCGTTCCTGAAGTACCCGGCGAACCCGCCCGCGGTCGGACAGGGCGAGACCATCGGCGACCGGACCGCGCTGTACTTCGGTTTCGTCGCGCTGTCCCTGGTTTTCGCGGTCGGCGCGGCGGTGCTCGGGCGGAAGGTCGGCGGCTGGAACGGCGGGCTGGCCGGGGCGGGCGCCTACGTGGTGCTGGTTTCGGTGGCGGCCACGTTGCTGCCGTCGATCGACGAGGTGCCCGACGGCTTCCCCGGTTCCACGCTGTGGACCTTCCGGATCGCTTCGCTCGGCACGCAACTCGTGCTGTGGGTGGCGCTCGGGTTGATCTTCGGCGCACTGGCGGAACGCGTGCTCACCCGACAGGCGCAGCTCGTTCGATGA
- a CDS encoding CbtB domain-containing protein: protein MTQAAVPLPATPELRIPIREILPWAVFIGVLALVVLYFVSTEQGALALFSNGYVHEFVHDGRHLLAFPCH, encoded by the coding sequence GTGACCCAAGCAGCGGTTCCCCTTCCCGCGACACCCGAACTCCGCATCCCGATCCGCGAGATTCTGCCGTGGGCCGTGTTCATCGGCGTGCTCGCGCTCGTGGTGCTGTACTTCGTCAGCACCGAGCAGGGCGCGCTCGCCCTGTTCTCCAACGGTTACGTGCACGAGTTCGTGCACGACGGCCGTCACCTGCTCGCGTTCCCCTGCCACTGA